The genomic stretch ATAGGTTTCCCCGTCGCTTTCGGCGACTTCATAGATAGTGCAGACGTGAGGATGGTTCAGGGCGGAGGCCGTACGCGCTTCCTGCAGCAGCCGGGCGCGCGCCTTCTCGTCGGTCAGCCAACGCTCCCCCAACACCTTGAGCGCTACGTCGCGGTCCAACTGCTCGTCGTGCGCGTGGTAGACCACGCCCATGCCTCCGGCGCCGATCCTTTCCAGCACACGGTAGTGGCCCAGCGTCTGATTCACCTTGGCGCACCGCGACTCCCGCGGGCATCTTAGGCGGCTGCCGATGGGCGGGTCAATGCGGCAAGACTCGATCGGCGGCGGCGCACACGCCGCTGCAGCGCAGCGCGAAGCCGGAAGGCGGTGGACGCGATCGTGTCGCTGGCGAGTGAGCGCGCGTCGTCATATCACGGGGCAGACGCCGCTGGTGGATGGTGGGAGTTATCGCGGGGTGTGAGGCTTCCTGGCCGACCTCGTCTCTGTGAACGGCGGCGTGGTGTAGCCGGGCTGCGCCCTCTTACTTCTTGTCTTCCTTCTTAGCTTCCTTCTTGTCTTCCTTCTTGTCTTCCTTCTTGTCGTCCTTCTTGTCGTCGAGCTTGGCGACGAAGCGGTAGCCGACGCCGCGAACGGTCTGCAGATGCTGCGGGTTGGCGGGCACCTTCTCGATGTACTTGCGCAAGCGGACGATGAAGTTGTCGATGGCGCGCGTGTCGGTGTCTTCGGCGAGTCCCCAAACCTCGTGCAGGATGGCCTTGCGCGAGACGATCTCGCCGGCGTGCGTGGTGAGATAGCGCAGCAACTGGGCCTCCATCTGGGTGAGCGGGATGGTCTCGCGGCCGGTCTCGAGCTGGAGCGCGGCGAAATCTATTTTTTTGCCGTTGAAGCGGAAAGCGTCGTCCTTGTGCCGCGCAGATTTGTCGGTAGTGACGGCGCGGTGTGCCCACTGGTGACGGCGCAGCAGCGCCTGCAGGCGCGCGATGAGGATGCTGAGCTCGAAGGGCTTGGGCAGGTAGTCATCGGCGCCGGACTCGAAGCCCTGGAGCACGTCTTCGGAGCTGCCGCGCGCGGTGAGCATCAGGATGGGCAGCAGGTGCCCGCGCTTGCGCAGTTCAGCGGCGACCTCGAATCCGTTGATGCCGGGAAGCAT from Acidobacteriota bacterium encodes the following:
- a CDS encoding response regulator transcription factor, with the protein product MSAGLGNAVLVVEDEKHLADGLRYNLEAEGFQVTLAADGEKALQLFTNGAKNGGGFAAVILDVMLPGINGFEVAAELRKRGHLLPILMLTARGSSEDVLQGFESGADDYLPKPFELSILIARLQALLRRHQWAHRAVTTDKSARHKDDAFRFNGKKIDFAALQLETGRETIPLTQMEAQLLRYLTTHAGEIVSRKAILHEVWGLAEDTDTRAIDNFIVRLRKYIEKVPANPQHLQTVRGVGYRFVAKLDDKKDDKKEDKKEDKKEAKKEDKK